A stretch of the Bordetella genomosp. 8 genome encodes the following:
- a CDS encoding LysR substrate-binding domain-containing protein, with protein MRRKIPSNTALMAFEAAARHGSFARAAGELSLTEGAISRQIGRLEAFLGVTLFERIGNRVRLLPNGERYATQVREVLDRLDRDSQYLMGQPPDGASLDIATIPTFAMRWLIPRLSRFQRKYPNITVHLAERMEPFVLAGSGFDAAIHFEHAAWTGMRMHRLLNEVLVPVCHPTLVKGGKGAATLDSLPLLHRRQNPEAWQRYAQETGILLANPAIGARYDLHSMLIEAALAGLGVALVPRLYVETELASGRLVAPWPEGNTIAKTFCLFLPEPIELSGEPIRAFAQWVLDEAKNTTMADS; from the coding sequence ATGCGCCGAAAGATCCCCAGCAACACGGCCCTGATGGCGTTCGAGGCAGCTGCCCGTCATGGCAGCTTTGCCCGCGCAGCGGGGGAACTGTCTCTGACCGAAGGGGCCATCAGTCGGCAGATCGGCAGGCTGGAAGCATTCCTCGGTGTCACGCTGTTCGAGCGCATCGGCAACCGGGTCCGACTCCTCCCCAATGGGGAACGCTACGCGACTCAAGTGCGTGAAGTGCTCGACCGACTGGATCGGGACAGCCAGTACCTGATGGGGCAACCTCCTGACGGGGCAAGCCTGGACATTGCCACCATCCCGACTTTCGCCATGAGATGGCTGATTCCCCGTCTGTCACGATTTCAGCGGAAGTACCCGAACATCACGGTGCACCTCGCCGAGCGCATGGAACCGTTCGTCCTGGCCGGAAGCGGATTCGATGCAGCAATCCATTTCGAGCACGCCGCCTGGACAGGCATGCGGATGCACCGCCTGCTCAATGAGGTGTTGGTGCCGGTGTGCCACCCCACGCTCGTGAAGGGAGGTAAAGGGGCAGCCACGTTGGACAGCCTGCCACTTCTACACCGACGGCAGAACCCCGAGGCCTGGCAACGCTACGCCCAAGAGACTGGCATCCTGCTGGCCAATCCCGCGATTGGCGCGCGCTACGACCTTCATTCGATGTTGATCGAAGCGGCGCTGGCCGGTCTTGGCGTGGCCCTGGTGCCGCGCCTCTACGTTGAAACGGAATTGGCATCTGGCCGATTGGTCGCACCGTGGCCGGAGGGCAACACGATCGCCAAAACCTTCTGCCTCTTCCTTCCCGAGCCGATCGAATTGAGCGGCGAACCGATACGAGCGTTTGCCCAGTGGGTGCTGGACGAAGCGAAGAACACGACAATGGCTGATTCATAG
- a CDS encoding putative adhesin produces the protein MSSTHYGRYVLWQGRRNTELVISSHGSHVVEDRRRRHIVPPGMALHFYGPDYAAIKTCLVDQAFIREQVAARPYEIRSSGHSYLDYELSKIQSRPAEGKGENYNHVIECLPRYDLVTIEQLDDNGPHEHMLLSELLAHLRSQGHGYTKVHCFFCRSLRDRDLRRYPALQQFVRPPYMVR, from the coding sequence GTGTCCAGCACGCACTATGGCCGTTATGTCCTGTGGCAGGGCAGAAGGAATACGGAACTGGTGATTTCCTCCCACGGCAGCCATGTCGTGGAAGACCGCAGAAGAAGGCACATCGTGCCGCCGGGCATGGCCCTGCATTTTTACGGACCCGACTACGCGGCCATCAAGACGTGCCTGGTCGACCAGGCCTTCATACGGGAGCAGGTCGCCGCGCGCCCCTACGAGATTCGTTCATCGGGGCATAGCTACCTGGATTATGAGCTGAGCAAGATCCAGTCACGGCCCGCGGAAGGAAAGGGCGAGAACTACAACCACGTCATCGAGTGCCTGCCGCGCTACGATCTTGTCACCATCGAACAACTGGACGACAACGGGCCCCACGAGCACATGCTGCTATCCGAGCTGCTCGCGCACCTGCGTTCGCAAGGCCATGGGTACACGAAAGTCCATTGCTTTTTCTGCAGGTCGCTGCGGGACCGCGATCTCCGCCGATATCCGGCCCTGCAGCAGTTCGTCAGGCCGCCATACATGGTGCGATGA
- the glnH gene encoding glutamine ABC transporter substrate-binding protein GlnH, which translates to MLNKKFAAMMAGVSVAWFAMATPAAAQSGKDRELVVATDTAFVPFEFKQGNTYTGFDVDLWAAIAKQLNLKYKLQPMDFNGIIPGLQTKNIDAALAGITIRDDRKQVIDFSDPYYESGLSILVNADNSNIKNAADLGGKTVAVKTGTATVDYMQKNVPTAKLKLFPNIDNAYLELATGRVDAAVHDTPNVQYYANTAGKGRVKVVGNVKSGDFYGIAFPKGSPLVAEVNKALATLKSNGEYDAIYVKWFGKKPQ; encoded by the coding sequence ATGCTCAATAAGAAATTCGCCGCGATGATGGCCGGGGTGTCGGTTGCCTGGTTCGCCATGGCCACGCCCGCCGCCGCGCAGAGCGGCAAGGACCGGGAACTGGTGGTGGCCACGGATACGGCCTTCGTCCCCTTCGAGTTCAAGCAGGGCAACACCTACACGGGTTTCGACGTCGACCTCTGGGCTGCCATCGCCAAGCAGCTGAACCTGAAGTACAAGCTGCAGCCCATGGACTTCAACGGCATCATTCCGGGCCTGCAGACCAAGAACATCGATGCCGCCCTGGCTGGCATCACCATCCGCGACGACCGCAAGCAGGTGATCGATTTCTCCGATCCCTATTACGAAAGCGGCCTGTCCATTCTGGTCAATGCCGACAACAGCAATATCAAGAACGCCGCCGACCTGGGCGGCAAGACCGTCGCCGTCAAGACGGGCACGGCCACCGTGGACTACATGCAGAAAAACGTCCCGACCGCCAAGCTCAAGCTGTTCCCGAACATCGACAACGCGTATCTGGAACTGGCCACCGGCCGGGTCGACGCCGCCGTGCACGATACGCCCAATGTCCAGTACTACGCCAACACCGCCGGCAAAGGCCGCGTGAAGGTCGTCGGCAACGTCAAGAGCGGCGACTTCTACGGCATCGCCTTCCCCAAGGGCAGCCCGCTGGTCGCCGAGGTGAACAAGGCGCTGGCCACCCTGAAATCCAACGGCGAGTACGACGCCATCTACGTCAAGTGGTTCGGCAAGAAGCCGCAATAA
- a CDS encoding RelA/SpoT family protein encodes MAFPALKSASTGLLAALRAGSRLGRRPGRKSGKAGPSPIAAAVQQAAETPASAPVASLAPLTEIIGKYLEPKDVERVREAYRFADQAHLGQFRASGAPYISHPIAVTEICAGWKLDANALSAALLHDVMEDQGVTKHELAERFSPEVAELVDGLSKLDRLDFATKAEQQAESFRKMLLAMARDVRVILIKLADRVHNMRTLDAVAPEKRRRIARETLEIYAPIAHRLGLNLLFRELQDLCFAAMYPNRYQVLYKAVLAARGNRREVISKIEDAVRAALPAAGIEAEVSGREKTLYGIYRKMVDQKKTFSEVLDIYGFRVIVHTLPECYLALGTLHQLYRPVPGKFKDYIAIPKVNGYQSLHTTLVGPYGTPVEFQFRTRDMHHVAEEGVASHWLYKSADVSLNDLQKRTHQWLQSLLDIQSQTGDSSEFLEHVKVDLFPDAVYVFTPHGKIISLPRGATPVDFAYAIHTDIGNQAVAAKVNGEFIPLRTELSSGDTVEIITSPASRPNAQWLNYVRTGRARSEIRHYLRTVKYAESVAFGERLLTQALQELHLSLPPADDPEWEKLARSTGASSRDEILADIGLGKRLAAVVARRFAPEHELIATTAAAVDEITAARSAPILIQGNEGQAVQLAPCCGPLPGDPIIAGMRLGHGLVVHTVDCPVAIRQRAREPERWISVAWDTQTAKHLSTRLDIVTRNERGVLGRLAAEITATDANIVHVTMHDDAVATVSLHVTVQVDSRKHLAQVIRAIRHVPQVQKIVRVKG; translated from the coding sequence ATGGCCTTCCCCGCACTGAAATCCGCCTCTACCGGCCTGCTTGCCGCGCTGCGCGCGGGCTCCCGCCTGGGCCGCCGGCCCGGGCGAAAATCCGGTAAGGCCGGGCCTTCGCCTATCGCGGCGGCGGTCCAGCAGGCCGCGGAAACGCCGGCCTCAGCCCCCGTCGCATCGCTGGCCCCGCTGACGGAGATCATCGGCAAGTACCTGGAGCCCAAGGACGTCGAGCGGGTGCGCGAAGCCTATCGCTTCGCCGACCAGGCCCATCTGGGGCAGTTCCGCGCCAGCGGCGCGCCCTACATTTCCCACCCCATCGCCGTCACCGAAATCTGCGCGGGCTGGAAGCTGGACGCCAACGCGCTGTCCGCGGCCCTGCTGCACGACGTCATGGAAGACCAGGGCGTCACCAAGCACGAACTGGCCGAGCGTTTCAGCCCTGAAGTCGCCGAGCTGGTGGACGGCCTGTCCAAGCTGGACCGCCTGGACTTCGCCACCAAGGCCGAACAGCAGGCGGAAAGCTTCCGCAAGATGCTGCTGGCCATGGCGCGCGACGTCCGCGTCATCCTCATCAAGCTGGCCGACCGGGTGCACAACATGCGCACCCTGGATGCCGTGGCCCCCGAAAAGCGTCGCCGCATCGCCCGCGAAACGCTGGAAATCTACGCGCCCATCGCCCATCGGCTGGGCCTGAACCTGCTGTTCCGCGAGCTGCAGGACCTGTGCTTCGCGGCCATGTATCCCAACCGCTACCAGGTGCTGTACAAGGCCGTGCTGGCGGCGCGCGGCAACCGCCGCGAAGTCATCAGCAAGATCGAGGACGCCGTGCGCGCCGCCCTGCCCGCCGCCGGCATCGAGGCGGAAGTCAGCGGCCGCGAAAAGACCCTGTACGGCATCTACCGGAAAATGGTGGACCAGAAAAAGACTTTCTCGGAAGTCCTGGACATCTACGGGTTCCGCGTCATCGTGCACACCCTGCCGGAATGCTATCTGGCGCTGGGCACGTTGCATCAGCTGTATCGCCCGGTGCCGGGCAAGTTCAAGGACTACATCGCCATTCCCAAGGTGAACGGCTACCAGTCGCTGCACACGACGCTGGTCGGGCCCTACGGCACGCCCGTCGAGTTCCAGTTCCGTACCCGCGACATGCATCACGTGGCCGAAGAAGGCGTCGCGTCGCATTGGCTGTACAAGAGCGCCGATGTCTCGCTGAACGACCTGCAGAAGCGCACGCACCAATGGCTGCAATCGCTGCTGGACATCCAGAGCCAGACCGGGGATTCCAGCGAATTCCTGGAACACGTCAAGGTGGACCTGTTCCCGGACGCGGTCTACGTATTCACGCCGCACGGCAAGATCATTTCGCTGCCGCGCGGGGCGACGCCCGTGGACTTCGCCTACGCCATCCACACCGATATCGGCAACCAGGCGGTCGCGGCCAAGGTCAACGGCGAATTCATTCCGCTGCGCACGGAGCTATCCAGCGGCGATACGGTGGAAATCATCACGTCGCCCGCTTCGCGTCCCAATGCCCAGTGGCTCAATTACGTACGCACGGGCCGCGCGCGTTCGGAAATCCGCCATTACCTGCGCACGGTCAAGTATGCCGAGTCGGTCGCCTTCGGCGAACGCTTGCTGACGCAGGCCTTGCAGGAACTGCATCTGTCGCTGCCGCCGGCCGACGATCCCGAGTGGGAAAAACTGGCGCGCAGCACCGGCGCCAGCTCGCGCGACGAAATCCTGGCCGATATCGGGCTGGGCAAGCGCCTGGCTGCCGTGGTGGCGCGGCGCTTCGCGCCGGAACACGAACTGATCGCCACCACCGCCGCAGCGGTGGACGAAATCACCGCCGCACGCAGCGCGCCCATCCTGATCCAGGGCAACGAAGGCCAGGCGGTGCAACTGGCGCCGTGCTGCGGTCCGCTGCCCGGCGATCCCATCATTGCCGGCATGCGGCTGGGACACGGACTGGTCGTGCATACCGTCGACTGCCCCGTGGCCATCCGCCAGCGGGCGCGAGAGCCGGAACGATGGATCAGTGTCGCGTGGGATACGCAAACCGCCAAGCACCTGTCCACGCGCCTGGACATCGTGACCCGCAACGAACGCGGCGTACTGGGCCGGCTGGCCGCGGAAATCACCGCGACCGACGCCAATATCGTGCACGTGACCATGCATGACGACGCGGTGGCCACGGTGTCGCTGCACGTCACCGTGCAGGTGGATAGCCGCAAGCACCTGGCGCAGGTGATCCGCGCGATCCGCCATGTGCCGCAGGTGCAGAAGATCGTCCGGGTGAAGGGCTGA
- the glnP gene encoding glutamine ABC transporter permease GlnP, with the protein MNFDWSVIWAALPNLLDGTVMTIKITAWGLIGGFLLGALAGVTRAYAPRFFAIIALVYVAVIRGTPIVVQVMFIYFALPLIAKGLRIDAELAAIITLMINSGAYIAEIVRGALLSVPKGLKEAGQAMGLPFHKILTHIIGPVAVRRMIPPLGNQCIISLKDSSLFIVIGVAELTRQGQEIMASNFRAVEIWSAVAVIYLIITGLMAVGLRIAEKRMRIL; encoded by the coding sequence GTGAATTTCGATTGGTCCGTGATCTGGGCCGCCTTGCCCAATTTGCTCGACGGAACGGTGATGACGATCAAGATCACCGCCTGGGGGCTGATCGGCGGCTTCCTGCTGGGCGCGCTGGCCGGGGTCACGCGCGCCTACGCGCCGCGCTTCTTCGCCATCATCGCGCTGGTCTACGTCGCCGTGATCCGCGGCACGCCCATCGTGGTGCAGGTGATGTTCATCTACTTTGCCTTGCCGCTGATCGCCAAAGGCCTGCGCATCGATGCCGAGTTGGCCGCCATCATTACGCTGATGATCAATTCCGGCGCCTATATCGCCGAAATCGTGCGCGGCGCCTTGTTGTCCGTACCCAAGGGCCTGAAGGAAGCCGGCCAGGCCATGGGGCTGCCGTTCCACAAGATCCTGACGCACATCATCGGGCCGGTGGCGGTGCGCCGCATGATTCCGCCGCTGGGCAACCAGTGCATCATCAGTCTCAAGGACTCTTCGCTGTTCATCGTGATCGGGGTGGCCGAGCTGACCCGCCAGGGACAGGAAATCATGGCCAGCAACTTCCGCGCTGTCGAAATCTGGTCCGCCGTCGCGGTCATATACCTGATCATCACGGGCCTGATGGCCGTGGGTCTGCGGATCGCCGAAAAGAGGATGCGCATCCTATGA
- the glnQ gene encoding glutamine ABC transporter ATP-binding protein GlnQ, which produces MSMVEFKNVIKRFGASTVLNGITLNIEAGEVVVVVGPSGSGKSTFLRCINVLETIEDGDLLVDGLSVKGDTAQIREIRREAGMVFQQFNLFPQMTALENVMFGPVHTRGIARAQARQEAEALLAKVGLDQRMGHYPSELSGGQQQRVAIARALAIKPKLMLFDEPTSALDPELRHEVLKVMRDLAEEGMTMVVVTHEMEFARRVGSRLIFIDGGKVAHDGSPETLLSDPPSQRLKDFLQHVA; this is translated from the coding sequence ATGAGCATGGTTGAATTCAAGAACGTCATCAAGCGCTTCGGCGCGTCCACCGTCCTGAACGGCATCACCCTGAACATCGAGGCCGGCGAGGTCGTCGTCGTGGTGGGGCCTTCCGGTTCCGGCAAGTCCACATTCCTGCGCTGTATCAACGTGCTGGAAACCATCGAGGACGGCGACCTGCTGGTCGACGGGCTCAGCGTCAAGGGCGATACCGCGCAGATCCGCGAGATCCGCCGCGAGGCGGGCATGGTCTTCCAGCAGTTCAATCTGTTCCCTCAGATGACCGCGCTGGAAAACGTCATGTTCGGTCCGGTCCATACCCGCGGCATCGCGCGAGCGCAGGCGCGGCAGGAAGCCGAGGCGCTGCTGGCCAAGGTCGGCCTGGACCAGCGCATGGGCCACTATCCGTCCGAGCTGTCAGGGGGCCAGCAGCAGCGCGTCGCCATCGCCCGCGCGCTGGCCATCAAGCCCAAGCTGATGCTGTTCGACGAGCCCACATCCGCCCTGGATCCGGAGCTGCGCCATGAGGTCCTGAAAGTGATGCGCGACCTGGCGGAAGAGGGCATGACCATGGTGGTGGTCACCCACGAAATGGAGTTCGCCCGCCGCGTCGGCAGCCGCCTGATATTCATCGATGGCGGCAAGGTGGCGCATGACGGTTCGCCGGAAACGCTGCTGTCCGATCCGCCCAGCCAGCGCCTGAAGGATTTCCTGCAGCACGTCGCCTGA
- a CDS encoding sugar ABC transporter has product MIYTVECSFADPATEAEWNDFYSLEKLPALISVSGFHTSQRFKALSSGCPTYFAIHTIDSLDILQGDEYRQKGGGNFARWQQHITDWHRNLYEGLDRAPAIGDGEYLLASSVGPEPLVEMGLVPLPMQAVALEKFPEHRWLAKARSIDPSEGLPEGVYLYEAMTAQLPETESRL; this is encoded by the coding sequence ATGATCTATACAGTCGAATGCAGCTTTGCCGATCCAGCCACCGAAGCGGAATGGAACGATTTCTATAGCCTGGAGAAGTTGCCAGCACTCATTTCCGTAAGTGGATTCCATACCTCGCAGCGCTTCAAGGCGTTGAGTTCGGGTTGCCCGACCTACTTCGCCATTCATACGATTGATAGCCTCGATATTCTCCAGGGCGATGAATATCGCCAGAAAGGCGGTGGCAATTTCGCGCGCTGGCAACAGCACATTACAGATTGGCACCGCAATCTGTATGAAGGCCTTGACCGTGCTCCGGCCATCGGTGACGGCGAATACTTGCTGGCCAGTTCGGTCGGCCCCGAGCCGCTGGTCGAAATGGGCCTCGTGCCCCTCCCGATGCAGGCTGTCGCATTGGAAAAATTCCCCGAACATCGGTGGCTGGCGAAAGCACGCTCCATTGATCCAAGCGAGGGACTTCCGGAAGGTGTCTATCTCTACGAAGCGATGACGGCACAGCTTCCCGAAACTGAATCCAGACTATGA
- a CDS encoding MBL fold metallo-hydrolase, with protein sequence MTNMSFPSQQIGEFSITAISDGYLSASLDFLSNISPEDASKLQQDAGVNGPSSIHINCYLVRGRGRTILIDAGAGGFKQWGGKLKANLAFAGVQPCDIDTILLTHAHPDHVGGLIDSSGEVAFPGAELVVHQHEVSFWEDDGNLSRASERARGNFLFAREVFDKYRARMRTFSDNEVLPGISAMPLPGHTAGHSGYRIESDHRSLLVWGDIVHFPQIQIARPDVSIAFDQDPILSANTRSRLLDIVSSDKLLIAGMHLGELGFAHIERTGNTYKISYEP encoded by the coding sequence ATGACTAACATGAGCTTCCCGAGCCAGCAGATCGGAGAGTTTTCGATCACGGCAATCAGTGATGGATACCTTTCCGCGAGCCTGGATTTTCTCTCCAATATCAGCCCGGAGGATGCGTCAAAGTTGCAGCAAGACGCAGGCGTGAACGGTCCATCTTCTATTCACATCAATTGCTACCTGGTCCGAGGTCGTGGCCGCACGATCCTGATTGATGCGGGTGCGGGAGGATTCAAACAGTGGGGAGGCAAGCTGAAAGCGAACCTTGCATTTGCTGGGGTGCAGCCTTGCGACATTGATACGATTCTTCTGACCCATGCGCATCCCGATCACGTTGGAGGGCTGATCGATTCGTCGGGAGAGGTCGCCTTCCCCGGTGCGGAGCTGGTCGTGCACCAGCATGAGGTTTCCTTCTGGGAGGACGATGGGAATCTGAGTCGAGCAAGTGAGCGTGCGCGCGGGAATTTTCTTTTTGCTCGAGAAGTATTCGATAAATATCGGGCAAGGATGCGCACATTTAGCGATAACGAAGTTCTTCCCGGCATCAGTGCGATGCCTCTACCCGGGCATACCGCTGGACATTCCGGGTATCGCATCGAATCCGATCATCGAAGTCTGTTGGTATGGGGAGATATTGTCCATTTCCCTCAAATCCAGATTGCCCGTCCTGACGTATCCATTGCATTTGACCAAGACCCGATTCTTTCTGCCAATACACGATCCCGACTATTGGATATCGTAAGTTCAGATAAGCTCCTTATCGCCGGCATGCACCTCGGCGAACTTGGATTTGCACATATCGAGCGAACAGGCAATACATACAAAATTTCTTACGAGCCTTGA